The segment AAAAAGTGGGATCCGAAGATCCCACTTTTGCTTTCTGGGAGTCTGGAACTCACGTTCCAGCCCGGATTTGATCAGCAGGGGGAAATATTCTCCGCCTGCGGGCCTTTCTGGCCCTGCGTGACGGTGAATTGAACTCGCTGACCTTCTATGAGTGATCGGTGGCCTTCTCCGGCGATCGCCTTAAAGTGGGCGAATACGTCAGGACCTGATTCTTGCTCGATAAAGCCATAGCCTTTTGCGTCGTTGAACCATTTAACGGTACCGGTAACGGTGGACATAGTGATGTTCCTATCTAAATAAGTTTGAAAATAAAGCCCGAGTGGGCGGATTCGCGTGAAATGCTGAGACTACTTATGAAAACAGGACGAGGTACAACAGACGAGACTTCGAAACAGCGGGCATAAATACTTCGGCAAAACTTCAAGCTACATGAAGCATATAGGCCATGGCGCGTTTGTCAATGCGTTTGTTTTACAGATCATGGAATTCGTCGGTGCCGGAGTCATTCAGCAAATCGCTCGTTGCCTGATGGTAATGAGGGAGACTGAACCACCCCGGGTTTTCCGGAGACTGTTTCGTGAGAGATTGGCTAAATCGTGTCCGAAAAAACGGCACCCCATTTCACAGCTAGGCAATCATGAGTCTGCAGTTCGCAACCATTCGTAATCCCCTTGGGGACGCCATAAATAAACCCGCTTCCGCGGGTTTTTTTATGGCGTCCGCAAGGGTCTTGGTTCGAACCCCAGGTTCGACAAGTTGCGCCAGCAACTTGGACGCCGTAGCGAAGCGAAGGCGCCCCGCAGGGGTGAGCAGGCGACACTTCGCCTGCTAATCAATCCCCTTGGGTCTCCCCTAAGAGAGTCTCCTAATTTGACCGCTTCAGCGGGCTTTTTTAATGGCGCCCGCAAGGGTCTTGATACGAACCCCACGGTTCGACAAATTGCCGGCAGGCAATTTGGACGCCGAGCAAAGCGAGGCGCCCCGCAGGGGTAAGCAAACGATACTTCGTTTGCCAAACAATCCCCTTGGGTCTCCCTCAAGAGTAACCCCCTCAACCGACTGGGCAGCGGGCCTTTTTTATAGTGCCGCCAAGAGTCTTAGTTCCAACGCCTGGTTCGACACGTTGCGCTAACGCCTTTTTTCGACGACGCGCACCGAGTGCCTCTGCCGCGATCACAG is part of the Pseudomonadota bacterium genome and harbors:
- a CDS encoding cold-shock protein — protein: MSTVTGTVKWFNDAKGYGFIEQESGPDVFAHFKAIAGEGHRSLIEGQRVQFTVTQGQKGPQAENISPC